The Gemmatimonadaceae bacterium genome segment GCATCGCGTCGCTGAGCGCCCTCGCGCTCGGTGGACTCGCGGCCACGGCCTGCAATCTCGACAAAGTGCTCAAAGTGAACGACGTGGACGTGGCCACCCCGGCCTCGGTCGCGAGCGTCTCGGGCCTCCCGGTGCTCTATGCCGGCGGCCTGGCGGATTTCCAGGCGGAACTCACGGCCGTGGACGGGTCGATCACGCTCCCCGGCCTCATGACCGACGAACTCCGCGACATCGACACCTTCCCCACGCGCATCGAGGTGGACCAGCGGAACACGGAGGTCACCAACAGCACGGTCAACACCTGGTACCGCCAGATGCACCTGGCCCGGGCGTCGCTGGAACGCGCGACGTCGGCTTTCGGGACGTACGCAGCCAGCGATCCGCGCAACGCGGAACTCCACGCGCTCGACGGGTTCAACTACATCATGTTCGAGGAGGATTGGTGCAACGGCGTCGCCTATAGCAATTTCGTGAACGGCGCCGCGACCTACGGCGCCGCGCAGACCGGCGCTCAGACGTTGGCCCTCGCGATCGCGCAGTTCGATTCCGCGCTCGCGATCGCCGCCCCCGGCTCCAACCAGGCGTACCTGGCCGACGTCGGCAAGGGACGCGCCCTGCTCGACAAGGGCGATTACGCCGGGGCCGCCGCCGCGGTGGCCAATGTTCCGGTCGGCTTCCAGTACTTCGTCTACACCTCCACCAACAGCAACCGTGAGAACAATGGCGTCTACGTCAACGTCGGGCCGCTGAGCAAGCGCTACGCCGTGGCCGACATGGACGGCACGAACGGGCTGCCCTTCCGCACCGAAGGCATGAACGTCGCCGGCACCACGGGCGATTGGCGCATCCGCTTCAACCACTCCGGCATCGGTCAGGATGGCCAGTCGGCAGCCTTCTACCAGCAGAAGTATCCGGGTCAGGCCTCGCCGGTCGTGCTGGCCGACGGCATCGAAGCCCAACTCATCATTGCCGAGAACCAGCTGCACACCGGGGACCCGGCGGGCATGATCAGCACGCTGAATGCACTGCGCAGCAACCTGACCATCGCCAACCGCATCCCGTATACGCAGGCGGGCCAGTCCACGCCCGCGGCGCTGCCGCCGCTCACCGACCCGGGCACGGCCGACGGGCGCGTGAACCTGCTGTTCCACGAGCGGGCGTACTGGTTGTTCCTGACTGGGCACCGGCTGGGCGACATGCGCCGGCTGATCCGGCAGTATGGGCGGAGCGCCGAGTCGGTGTTCCCGACCGGCAACTATCAGGGCGCGGCAGGCGGCGTCGTGGGCACGGACGTCAACTTCCCGATCACGATCGACGAACAGAACAATCCCGTCGCCGGCGATGCCTGCCTGGATCGCAACGCGTAACACCTGACGGGTTCCGGGGTAGCGTAAGCGGGAGGTCTCGAACGAGGCCTCCCGCTTTCGCCTGTCGTGCCCGCCGCTAGTTTCCATCGGCGCGCCGGCCGCCGCCCCGCTGCGGCGCGATCGACCCTCAGCTCAGGAGCCCACATGAAGGCATCACGCCTCGTGATTTTCGCGACCACCGCTGCCACGCTCGCCTTTGCTGCCCCGCCGGCCCATGCCCAACAGCTGGAACCGGCCGTGCATTTCGGTGCCTCCGCGGGCCTCAATATTCCGCTCAGCGATCTCAGCCGCGCCGTGCAGACCGGCTACATCATCAACGGGTTCGCGCAGGGCACGCCCGAGGGATCGCCCGTGGCGCTGCGCGGCGAGATCGCCTACAGCGGCTTCAGCGGCAAGAACTCGCTGGTCAACCAGAACGTCACCATGCTCATGGTCAATGCCGTGCTTCCCACGGCGGCCACCGGCGACGTGCCGTACTTCATCGGCGGCGTCGGCCTCAACCACGTGAGCAGCTACATCGGCGTCAACAGCGAGAACGATCTGGGGCTGAACTTCGGCGGCGGCTACGAGTGGCAGCTCGGCGACATGCATTACTTCGTGGAGATGCGGTACTACTACATCGCCCACACCGGCGCGTCGCGGCAGATGCTGCCCATCACCTTTGGCGTGACCTTCTGAGCGTAAGGCCGGGCGCAGCGCACGACGGGGAACTCCACCGGAGTTCCCCGTCCGCGCATCCCCGGTGGCACGCACCCTAGCTGGTGCGCTCGGGCTTCGGGAACAGCGGATCGCCCTTCGTCACCCGCCAACCGGCCGGGTCGAGCGCGTCGAACTCCGCGAACCGCTGATCGGCCACCGCGCCGGGGCCGCCCAACTGCTTCCACAGCACCTGCGCCTTGCCCGGCATGAAAGGCTGGAGCGCCACGCACTGGCGCGCCAACTGGCGGATGAGCGTGCCGAGCGCGACGTCGAGTGCTCCGGCGAGTGTCGGATCCTTGGCCAGCTTCCACGGCGCCTGCCGGTCCACGTACTCGTTGCCGCGGGCCACGGTGAGCCACACGGCTCGCAGCGCCTCGTGCAGCGGGTAGCCCAGCGCCCCGTCCATGGCGGCGTGATAGGCGGCGTAGTCCGCGGCGTCGGCCTCGTCCACCGGGCCGCGCGGCGCCGTTGGCACCACGCCCCCGCGGTAGCGGTCCACCATGGCGATCGTTCGACTCGCCAGGTTTCCCCACGCGTTGGCCAGGTCGGCGTTGTACCGGTCTTCGAACCGCTCCCACGAGAAGCTGCCGTCGCCGTCAAAGGGCACCTCGCGGGTCAGGAAATACCGGAACGCGTCCGGTCCGAACCGGTCGATCGCGTCCGCGAGTTCGAGCTTCACGCCGGCCGATTTGCTGAAGCGCTCGCCGCCCAGCGACACGAAGCCGTGCGCCCACACCGCCTCGGGCAGCGCCAACTCCGCCGCCTTGAGCATCGCCGGCCAGATCACGCAGTGCAGCCGCGTGATGTCCTTGCCGATCACGTGCAGCTGCGCCGGCCACCGCCGCGCGTACGACGGGTCGGGATAGCCGGTGGCGGTGAGGTAGTTGGGCAGGGCGTCGAACCAGACCCACGTGCCCTGTTCCTCGCCGTCGCTCGTCGGGATCGGGAACGGGATGGCCCAGGCCAGCCGCGACCGCGTGATGGAGATGTCCTCCAGCCCCTGCTCGAGCAGCGACAGGATCTCGTTGCGCCGCGTCTCGGGGCGCAGGAAGCCCGGGTGCTCGGCGAACCAGGTCTTTAAAAAATCCTCATAACGCGTGAGGCGGAAGAACCAGTTGCGCTCCTGCGTCCACTGCAATGCCCGGGTCGGGTGGACGACGCACTTCCCATCCACGATCTCGTCGTCGCGCTTGAACAGTTCGCATCCCACGCAGTACCACCCTTCATATGTCTTCTCGAAAAAATCGTCGGGGTGCAGCTCGTGGATGCGCAGGATCAACGCTCGCACGCCCGCCTTGTGGGCGGGCTGCGTGGTGCGGATGAACTGGTCGTAGGAGATGTCGAGCCGGGCCCACACCGCCTCGAACGACGCCGCGATCCGATCCACCAATGCCTGCGGCTGCACGCCCTGCGCCACGGCCGCCTGCGCCACCTTCTGGCCGTGCTCGTCCATTCCCATCAGGA includes the following:
- the metG gene encoding methionine--tRNA ligase, yielding MPQFYLTTAIDYANGEAHLGHALEKIGADAIARYRRLRGDDVHFLMGMDEHGQKVAQAAVAQGVQPQALVDRIAASFEAVWARLDISYDQFIRTTQPAHKAGVRALILRIHELHPDDFFEKTYEGWYCVGCELFKRDDEIVDGKCVVHPTRALQWTQERNWFFRLTRYEDFLKTWFAEHPGFLRPETRRNEILSLLEQGLEDISITRSRLAWAIPFPIPTSDGEEQGTWVWFDALPNYLTATGYPDPSYARRWPAQLHVIGKDITRLHCVIWPAMLKAAELALPEAVWAHGFVSLGGERFSKSAGVKLELADAIDRFGPDAFRYFLTREVPFDGDGSFSWERFEDRYNADLANAWGNLASRTIAMVDRYRGGVVPTAPRGPVDEADAADYAAYHAAMDGALGYPLHEALRAVWLTVARGNEYVDRQAPWKLAKDPTLAGALDVALGTLIRQLARQCVALQPFMPGKAQVLWKQLGGPGAVADQRFAEFDALDPAGWRVTKGDPLFPKPERTS